Part of the Paenibacillus sp. FSL R7-0273 genome is shown below.
GCTGTGAGCTGAACAGGAATGGCAATCCACTCTTCAAACAGCTCCAGATAGTGGCTGCCCGTCATCATAATGGCCGGAGGCAGCCCGCAATGCTCCAAATATGCGTTATAATGATCATTGATAAACAGGATGATTCCGCTTCTGTCTATGACCAGAACCTTCTGTGTCAGCGTGTTAAGGGAAGAAGTAAGGGATGTAGATAAGCTTAATGGCAAGATTATCGCTCCTTGAGTGCTTGCAGGATAGGTAGTCAAGACGGAGGCAGGTTCAGAAGCTCGGATACCTGGCGGCGGTAGCGCTCGGCCTTCCGTGTACCATGGATGAGATTGGACAGGCGGTAAGGCGGTATACCGTAGATTTCACAGAACTTTTTCTGATCCAGCTGCATCTCTGTCAGCCTCTGCTTGATTGCCCAGCCATAGGGGGTCACCGGACGTTTGCTGTTCAACAGGCTTCACCTCTTATCGACCATCCAGCCGTATGATATAATCATCTGGAACTAATAATAACCAATTATACACTTTTTTACGTCATTTTACAATAAAATTAACGTTTTTACGTCAATAAATATGTGGTGGAGGTAACTGAGCGATGCAGTCCATATATGAGCGGATTGAATATTTGATCAAGCAGAGGGGAATTACGAAAAAGTATTTTTATGAGCATCTCCATATCAGCTCAGGTAATTTCGGGGACTGGAAGCGCGGAAAGTCTACGCCGGGAACTCAGCATCTGATTAACATCGCAGAATTTTTTCATGTCAGTCTGGATTGGCTCATTTTAGGCAAACAGGCTGCGGATGAGGTCCGTGAAGAAGGAGAGGCCTATTTGTCTGCCCAAATACGGCAATACAATTGCCATAGTGAAGAGCTTTTGCCAAAAGAGCAGGAGTTCATCAAGGAATACATAGCGTTTACCCGGTACCGCCGGCAGAAGCCCGCAGATGAAAATTCCTGAGCGGGTAGCTTTACAATTGCCTTAAACGGGTTTATAATATTGAATGTTGACCTCAGACAAAGCTTTGACTTTTGTAACACACCGCGCGGTAGTGGTGGAATGGCAGACACGCTATCTTGAGGGGGTAGTGGGTGTATACCCGTGGAGGTTCGAGTCCTCTCTACCGCATACTATTTATGGAGCAAAAGTCCTTGATCACCAAGGGCTTTTGCTTTTTTTATTTTCAATGAGAACCGGCTGAGACAGCCGGTTCTTTTCTTTGCCTTTGCGCTGGCATACCTGAGCAAAAAAAGGATGTTGACCCTTACGTATACTAGAGGGTTTACAATGCAGAGAGGAGGCGATGATAATGAGTTCATTTTTGCGTTCCAGGCATGGGGTCACAGGGCAGCGTCCATATAAGTGGCTGGCTGTTACACTGCTTGGCTGGGTAGCCATGACTCTAGGTTTGTTCGTGGCTACTGTTGTAGCCCATTCCTTAAGGACTGCGGGATTCCCCCAGAATGGAACTGCAGCGATTCAAGCATTGACCTCAGCTTTGATCATTGTACCGGCTGTTTATATAATCAGGCGTCGTTTTCAACTGACAATGGGTCTGATGCCGCTGACATCAGGAGCAATCCTGCATTTACTGGGCGGTGCTGCGCTGGGCGTTATAATGGCTGTCCTTGGTTTCCTGATTACCGGATTGCTGGGTTGGATCACCATTGAAGAATGGCATCTCTCTATTGATTTAATTCTGAGTATGTCATTCAATTTATGCATCGCCTTTCTATACGAGGCACTGCCGGAGGAATTGTCGCTGCGCGGTATCGTATACAGCGGGCTGCGGCTGCGATTGCCAAACTATGCGGCCTATATGGGTCAGCTGCTGTTGTTCGTACTGGTGCCTCTCACAGTGAATGTGCTGCAGAGTCTTGTTGGAATAGAGAAAGGAAACTTTATTAATTGGGAATATGTAATTTTGCTCGTCTGCTTTGGCACTGTCCTGCAACAGTTGCGGAGTCTAACCGGATCATTGTGGGCCTCAATCGGCTTTCATTTGAGCTACCTGGAAATTGCACGGTTTGTTATACTCCAGCGGGACAATCGATTGCTGACTTACAGTGAGCTTGATGCGGGTACAGGTACAGTAGTAATCCAATTTGGTATAATTGTAGTGGGTAGCTCTGCAATATTGGCGCTGCTACTCTTATGGCGCGGGTCCAGACCCGTTAATGGTACCAATGGTACAGGCAGTTTAAAGATCTGATGCAGTACCCACATTATGAACCTAATGGAGATGAGCCGATGTATACTGTAGGACAATTGTCTAAGTTAACCGGTGTTTCTGCACGCACACTCCATTATTATGAGAAACTGGGCCTGCTGCTGCCAACCAGGAA
Proteins encoded:
- a CDS encoding Rha family transcriptional regulator codes for the protein MNSKRPVTPYGWAIKQRLTEMQLDQKKFCEIYGIPPYRLSNLIHGTRKAERYRRQVSELLNLPPS
- a CDS encoding helix-turn-helix domain-containing protein, translating into MQSIYERIEYLIKQRGITKKYFYEHLHISSGNFGDWKRGKSTPGTQHLINIAEFFHVSLDWLILGKQAADEVREEGEAYLSAQIRQYNCHSEELLPKEQEFIKEYIAFTRYRRQKPADENS
- a CDS encoding CPBP family glutamic-type intramembrane protease, whose translation is MSSFLRSRHGVTGQRPYKWLAVTLLGWVAMTLGLFVATVVAHSLRTAGFPQNGTAAIQALTSALIIVPAVYIIRRRFQLTMGLMPLTSGAILHLLGGAALGVIMAVLGFLITGLLGWITIEEWHLSIDLILSMSFNLCIAFLYEALPEELSLRGIVYSGLRLRLPNYAAYMGQLLLFVLVPLTVNVLQSLVGIEKGNFINWEYVILLVCFGTVLQQLRSLTGSLWASIGFHLSYLEIARFVILQRDNRLLTYSELDAGTGTVVIQFGIIVVGSSAILALLLLWRGSRPVNGTNGTGSLKI